From the Acidimicrobiales bacterium genome, the window CGGCGAGGACTGGCTCATCCCGACCGTGGCCTGGTGGGAGAGCGGACACGAGACCCCGCTGGTCGCTGCCGACGGCCCGAGCGACTGGCCCCGCTCGTCGCTCGACGACATCGACGACGAGGGCTTTCTCGCCGCGCTCGACGCCGACGACCGTGTGGTCGAGATGCGCAGACTCGCGGAGATCTCCGATGAATGGCTGCCGAGCGTCGACTCCGAGGTCGCCCAGGTCTCCAACGTCGAGGTCGACACCATGGCCATTCGTTTCGAGGTCGATCAGATCGGTCTGCCGGTGCTCGTGCGGACGAGCTACTTCCCGAACTGGGACGTCGCCGGTGCCGAGGGTCCCTACCGTGTCGCCCCGAACCTCATGGTCGTGATCCCGACCGATACCGAGGTCGAGCTGACCTACGGACGCTCGGGCATCGAATTGGTCGGTATGGGTCTGACCCTCATCGGATTGGTCTTCGCGTTCGTCAGTCGCCGTTTCCGGCGCGTCGAACGCGACGGCGGCGCGGCGCTGTGGGACCTGACCGGCTTCGACGAGGTCCTGCCGTCGCAGGTCGCCGTGCTCGACGGCGTCCGCGACGGGACGATCGATCGGACCGAGTTCGCGCGGATCTCCGGCGAGGTCGCCGCCGTCGAGCGATCCGGTCTCCTCGCGCTCGGGTCCTCGTTCATGCTCGTCGGATGGTCGCTCCTGCTCTTCGTCATCGCCGTGCTCGGCGTCGACGGACTCGTCCCCGGCGGCGACAAGCTCGCGGCGTCGGTGGTGGTGTTCGGGCCGGCCGTCGTCGGCGTCGTCGTGTTGCTGTTCGCGGCGATCCCGCGGTTGGCACGCACGACGCTCCTGCGAGCAAATGCGCTCGGCCCGGCGCGGATTCTGCTCGACGTGGTCGACTCCTCCGCCGCGGCGCCACCGCCAGAGGACGTCGATTCCCGGTGACCGTGGGCGACCGCGTCCCGCTCCCGAGTCGATTCGCACTCGTCGGCCTCGCGGCCACGGTCGTCGACTACGGGCTCGCGGTGGGGCTCTCCGAGGCGGGAATGCCCCGGGTCGTGGCCGACCTCGTCGCACTCGTGATCGCATCGGTCGCGTCGCTCACCCTCCATTCGCGGGTGACGCTCAGGGGCGACCAGCTCGATCGCTGGATCCGTCAACCACCCGTCTTCTTCACGGTCGCGCTCGTGGCCGGCGCCGTCGACATGGCGGTGTTCGTCTCCCTCGACTCGCTGCGTCCGGCCGTGGCCAAGCTCGCCGCACTCGCGCTCGCGGCGCTGATCCGAGCCTTCGCCCACCGCCTCGTGTTGTTCCGGGCGGTTCGCCGAGAACAGGACCAGCCGGCCCCACGCCCGGACCCGCCGGGCTCGCTGCGACTCAGCGTCGTGGTGCCGGCCTTCCGGGAGGAATCCCGGATCGCCGACACGGTCCGGCGCATCCGGGCCGACCTGGCCGAACTCGACCGAACCGACGATCTCGAGATCGTCGTCGTCGACGACGGCTCGCCCGACGCGACCGCCGATCGCGCCAGGGCGGCCGGAGCGGATC encodes:
- a CDS encoding glycosyltransferase codes for the protein MTVGDRVPLPSRFALVGLAATVVDYGLAVGLSEAGMPRVVADLVALVIASVASLTLHSRVTLRGDQLDRWIRQPPVFFTVALVAGAVDMAVFVSLDSLRPAVAKLAALALAALIRAFAHRLVLFRAVRREQDQPAPRPDPPGSLRLSVVVPAFREESRIADTVRRIRADLAELDRTDDLEIVVVDDGSPDATADRARAAGADQVVVQPRNRGKGAAVRVGVAAATGRTIAFTDADLAYAPVQILAMLDAVEGGWDVVIGNRHDNESATLVGTSALRSFGSRAVNMATSLLLLGNYRDTQCGCKAFRSDVGKALLGAGRVDGFAFDIEMLHLVERYGFSLKEVPVEVVNSDTSTVRAVRDGIGVGLDILRIRRLAARGSYPEGIDSTIPTRK